The following are encoded together in the Phycisphaerae bacterium genome:
- a CDS encoding zinc-ribbon domain containing protein, which yields MSFEDKTIVCSDCGQTFIHSAQDQARYAQRGFTNEPKRCRECRDKRKAQGGSGRSGGASGNRSFNGGRGDRPRRESFPATCAECGAQTTVPFKPVQDRPVYCQDCFRARKR from the coding sequence ATGTCGTTCGAAGACAAAACGATCGTGTGCTCGGACTGCGGCCAGACGTTCATCCACAGCGCCCAGGACCAGGCACGCTACGCCCAGCGTGGCTTCACCAATGAGCCCAAGCGCTGCCGCGAATGTCGTGACAAGCGCAAGGCCCAGGGTGGCAGCGGGCGTTCCGGCGGCGCCAGCGGGAACCGGAGCTTCAACGGCGGCCGCGGGGATCGTCCTCGGCGGGAGTCTTTCCCGGCCACTTGTGCCGAATGTGGGGCTCAGACAACCGTCCCATTCAAGCCGGTCCAGGATCGGCCGGTATACTGCCAGGATTGCTTCCGGGCGAGAAAACGCTAA